The following coding sequences lie in one Anas platyrhynchos isolate ZD024472 breed Pekin duck chromosome 15, IASCAAS_PekinDuck_T2T, whole genome shotgun sequence genomic window:
- the LOC139998766 gene encoding LOW QUALITY PROTEIN: ubiquitin carboxyl-terminal hydrolase 42-like (The sequence of the model RefSeq protein was modified relative to this genomic sequence to represent the inferred CDS: deleted 1 base in 1 codon; substituted 1 base at 1 genomic stop codon), with protein sequence MSTMTVVKKPKSSKSKKPSSRRSGKSKKPSTKILMSRTANWGQIPPAEDSSQVSVAQGRGGAFYCRSSEKSKAFARRDLIVNDGIAPPQSILFPAEKICMDWRETQSVGVGLYNLGNTCFLNATLQCLTYTPPLANYMLSLEHGQSCREQDFCMMCTMETHINQALHCTVDAIEPTHVISNLSRIGQHFRFGSQEDAHEFLRYTVDAMQEACLNGSTELDRSSQATTIIHQIFGGFLRSRVKCLNCKAVSDTYEAFLDITLDIKAVSSVTRALELFVKPEELGGENCYKCSECNKMVPASKRFTIHRSSKVLTISLKRFADFTGGKINKEVKYPEYLDLRAYMSQSMGEPLLYALYAVLVHHGVSCHSGHYICYVKAGNGLWYQMNDAKVVRTDIKRVLGQQAYILFYIRRYDLTLGERAFYLPAPSYPCSFPPGQQGANSKQAGFMGPRLLPHMIKNSSRLNGNGSIKEDAKTTGVTLKRPSSAPPMACVQNQTITRPSITDPSRKQKITTSIHNKLPARRTVSQPDCLSSAAEDEDLYQAVPSSTITNSMPGAMPSVNREIITESLTASQLNSLSEETRNTGCSPLAPMPFFSEQQPPKSTGKDEYLAQYQCDDGGDKEKPRRSKERDLISKENVLYGKESSEPGEKLRQTSSLKCDTECSSKKLSSSAIAERCQGRKDKTKNTEKEHYQSKREHAPSEEKESQKAGPSSKRRCSQSVEVVHQKRHKQEHWEGSRCRSFPGERNSPENGRRAVKYSKYRSGSGGRSEQGSNRYYRSKGERSWSRERYYRDEARRWERCSYYNDYYSPHATGDSRERKFSHGDAAFDKWTATYYGRSHKHYHYKSGWPHGSLLRDEDVRRFSTPRADLHRCSVSQQHSGRHSRERHALPPVSAHLENCRQKNETEGNRKRKCTRAEGSESEIERKDRKIEKELLGGEKMQKYHKFXKKKMSKDKHGEKDSK encoded by the exons ATGTCAACAATGACCGTAGTTAAGAAGCCCAAATCTTCAAAGTCTAAAAAGCCCTCTTCAAGGCGGTCTGGCAAATCCAAGAAACCAAGTACTAAAATACTGATGTCACGCACCGCAAACTGGGGCCAGATACCGCCTGCAGAAGATTCAAGCCAAGTCTCTGTGGCCCAAGGACGTGGAGGTGCTTTTTACTGtagatcatctgaaaaatctaaggCTTTTGCCCGAAGAGATCTAA tcgttaatgatggaattgctccaccacagagcattctttttccagctgagaagatttgtatggattggcgagaaacacaaagtgttggAGTTGGCCTGTACAATCTTGGCAacacatgttttcttaatgctactCTACAGTGTTTGACCTACACACCCCCACTTGCCAATTACATGCTTTCTCTCGAGCACGGCCAGTCAT gtCGTGAACAAGATTTTTGCATGATGTGCACAATGGAGACTCACATTAACCAGGCCCTGCATTGCACTGTTGATGCCATCGAGCCTACGCATGTTATCAGTAATCTCAGTC gaaTAGGACAACATTTCCGTTTTGGCAGTCAAGAAGACGCACACGAGTTCTTGCGCTATACTGTTGATGCTATGCAGGAAGCGTGCTTGAATGGAAGCACTGA attggacagatcttctcaagctaccaccatcattcatcaaatatttggaggatttctaagatcgagag tgaagtgcttgaattgcaaagcagtttcgGATACGTATGAGGCATTTCTTGATATCACTTTGGATATAAAg GCGGTTTCATCTGTTACCAGAGCTCTGGAACTCTTTGTGAAACCTGAAGAGCTGGGTGGAGAGAATTGCTATAAATGTAGCGA gtgtAATAAGATGGTTCCTGCATCCAAGAGATTTACCATACACCGTTCTTCCAAGGTTCTcacaatatcactgaaaagatttgcagatttcacaGGTGGAAAGATCAACAAG GAGGTGAAATATCCGGAGTATTTGGACCTGAGAGCCTACATGTCACAGTCAATGGGAGAACCACTGCTCTATGCCTTATACGCGGTGCTGGTACATCACGGTGTCAGCTGTCACTCAGGACACTATATATGCTATGTAAAG GCTGGTAATGGACTTTGGTATCAGATGAATGATGCTAAAGTAGTCCGTACTGACATTAAGAGAGTTCTTGGTCAGCAAgcttacatacttttttatatcag gcGCTATGATTTGACACTTGGAGAACGTGCGTTTTACTTGCCAGCACCATCTTATCCCTGTTCATTCCCTCCTGGTCAGCAGGGGGCTAATAGTAAGCAGGCTGGATTTATGGGACCACGACTTCTTCCTCATATGATTAAG aattcaagccgtttaaatggaaatggatccATAAAAGAGGACGCAAAGACCACTGGTGTCACCCTAAAAAGGCCATCTTCAGCACCACCGATGGcctgtgttcaaaaccagacaattaccaggccttcaattactgatccgtcaagaaaacagaagatcaccACCAGTATTCACAATAAATTGCCTGCTCGTCGGACTGTGTCACAGCCTGACTGTCTTAGCAGTGCTGCGGAGGACGAAGATCTCTACCAGGCTGTTCCTTCATCCACAATTACAAATTCg ATGCCTGGAGCTATGCCTTCAGTCAATCGAGAAATCATCACGGAGTccctcacagccagccagctgaacagcttGTCAGAGGAAACGAG aaacactggctgttccccgCTCGCCCCtatgccttttttctcagagcagcag cctccgaaatctactgggaaggatgaatacctcgcacagtaccaatgtgatgacggtggagacaaggagaaaccaagaagatcaaaagaacgtgacctcatttcaaaagaaaacgttttgtacggcaaagagtcttctgagcctggtgagaaattgcggcaaacttcctctctcaagtgtgacactgaatgtagctctaaaaagctttcctcctcagctattgcagagagatgccaaggtagaaaggacaagactaaaaacactgagaaagagcattaccaaagcaagagggaacatgctcctagtgaagagaaggagagtcaaaaagcaggtccttccagcaagaggaggtgttCTCAGAGCGTGGAAGTTGTTCATCAAAAGcgtcacaagcaggagcactgggagggaagcaggtgcagatctttccctggtgaaagaaacagccctgagaatggcagaagagcagtcaaatattcaaagtacagatctggcagcggaggaagatcagaacaaggtagcaatagatattaccgatccaaaggggaaagaagttggagcagagaaagatactatcGAGATGAAGCACGGAGGTGGGAAAGATGTAGCTATTACAATGATTACTATTCACCTCATGCGACAggagacagtagagagagaaagttctctcacggcgatgcagcctttgacaaatggactgcaacttactacggcaggtcacataagcattatcattacaaaagtggatggcctcacggttccctcttgagagatgaagatgtacgtcgctttagcacaccccgagcagacttgcatcgttgctcggtatctcagcaacattctggaagacattctcgtgaaagacatgcgcttccacctgtgtcagctcatttggagaactgtcgccagaaaaatgaaacagaaggaaacagaaaaagaaaatgtacccgtgcagaaggtagtgaaagtgaaatagaaaggaaagacagaaagatagaaaaggagcttttaggtggtgaa aaaatgcaaaaatatcacaagttctagaagaaaaagatgtctaaggataaacatggagagaaggattccaagtaa